The Tenrec ecaudatus isolate mTenEca1 chromosome 7, mTenEca1.hap1, whole genome shotgun sequence genome window below encodes:
- the GJA1 gene encoding gap junction alpha-1 protein, which translates to MGDWSALGKLLDKVQAYSTAGGKVWLSVLFIFRILLLGTAVESAWGDEQSAFRCNTQQPGCENVCYDKSFPISHVRFWVLQIIFVSVPTLLYLAHVFYVMRKEEKLNKKEEELKVAQTDGANVDMHLKQIEIKKFKYGIEEHGKVKMRGGLLRTYIISILFKSIFEVAFLLIQWYIYGFSLSAVYTCKREPCPHQVDCFLSRPTEKTIFIIFMLVVSLVSLALNIIELFYVFFKGVKDRVKGKSDPYHPSAGPLSPSKDCGSPKYAYFNGCSSPTAPLSPMSPPGYKLVTGDRNNSSCRNYNKQASEQNWANYSAEQNRMGQAGSTISNSHAQPFDFPDDNENPKKLAAGHELQPLAIVDQRPSSRASSRASSRPRPDDLEI; encoded by the coding sequence ATGGGTGACTGGAGTGCCTTAGGCAAACTCCTTGATAAGGTCCAAGCCTACTCCACggctggagggaaggtgtggCTCTCGGTCCTTTTCATTTTCCGAATCCTGCTACTGGGGACGGCGGTGGAGTCAGCCTGGGGCGACGAGCAGTCTGCCTTTCGCTGCAACACCCAACAACCCGGTTGCGAAAACGTCTGCTACGACAAGTCTTTCCCCATCTCTCACGTCCGCTTCTGGGTCCTGCAGATCATCTTCGTGTCCGTCCCCACGCTCCTGTACCTGGCTCACGTGTTCTACGTGATGCGAAAAGAAGAGAAGCTGAACAAGAAGGAGGAGGAACTCAAAGTTGCCCAAACTGATGGCGCCAACGTGGACATGCACTTGAAGCAAATTGAAATCAAGAAGTTTAAGTACGGCATCGAGGAGCACGGGAAAGTGAAGATGAGAGGCGGGTTGTTGCGAACCTACATCATCAGTATCCTCTTCAAGTCCATCTTTGAGGTGGCCTTCCTGCTGATCCAGTGGTACATCTATGGCTTCAGCCTGAGTGCCGTGTACACTTGCAAAAGAGAGCCCTGCCCGCATCAGGTGGATTGCTTCCTGTCGCGCCCCACCGAGAAAACCATCTTCATCATTTTCATGCTCGTGGTGTCCTTGGTGTCTCTGGCCTTGAACATAATCGAGCTCTTTTACGTCTTCTTCAAGGGCGTGAAGGATCGGGTGAAGGGAAAGAGCGATCCGTACCACCCGTCCGCGGGCCCCCTGAGTCCCTCCAAAGACTGCGGCTCCCCCAAATACGCGTATTTCAATGGCTGCTCCTCGCCCACGGCGCCGCTCTCGCCCATGTCTCCTCCTGGCTACAAGCTAGTGACTGGAGACCGAAACAATTCTTCCTGCCGCAATTACAATAAACAAGCGAGTGAGCAAAATTGGGCTAATTACAGCGCAGAACAAAATCGAATGGGTCAGGCAGGCAGCACCATCTCCAATTCCCACGCGCAGCCTTTCGATTTCCCTGATGATAATGAGAATCCCAAAAAATTAGCTGCCGGTCACGAACTGCAGCCACTCGCCATTGTGGATCAGCGGCCTTCCAGCAGAGCCAGCAGTCGCGCCAGCAGCAGACCTCGGCCCGATGACCTGGAGATCTAG